The DNA sequence GATATCCCAGTGCCTTAGAGGCAAGATCGGAGTAACCGTCAGCCAAGTGAATGTGGGCGCGCTCCGTCGCCACGTAGTGGCGGGCGGGGCGTCCGCGCCCGCGTTTCGACGGGGCACCCGGTTCGTGCTCGGCGATCTCCTGGGACTCAAGGAGCAAGGTAATGTGGCGTCGAACGGCAGCGGTGGTCAGCCCTAAGACTTTCGCAATCGACGAGGCCGTCACCGGGCCCTTTTCGACGATGAGATCGAGCACCTGCTGTCGGGTCGTGGCGTCTGATTCTTCTGCCACTTGTCCTCCGCTCCGACGCTTCACGTTCGCGTCTCCTTGTGCTTTTCTCTGGAAACGAGTGTACGCCAATTTAGATAAATAGGCGTTGCGAAAAGCGTGTTGGAGTGTCGGACAGCCCACACGTCGAGGGACTTAGGGCCTACGCTCTGTTCTCTACCGCATCCATGGAGCGTCGGCGGGGCGCAAGCCCTGCCAATCGCGCCCCCGAGCAGCGTGCGCCGCGAGAATACCGATCACTGCGGAGGGGCTGTGAAGACGCCCATCTAACACCATGTCGAGGGCCTGGGACAGGGGGACCCACGCGTACTCCATCGTCGCCTCCTCATCTTCGCGTTCGAAGACGGTACCGGTGGCTTCTAGGTCACGGGCGAGAAAGACGCGCAGGGGCTCGTTAGTGCCGCCGGGAGAGGTCAGGAAATCGACCAGGACCTCCCAACGGCTGGCCCTCATATCAGCCTCCTCGGCCAGCTCACGCTCGGCTGCGACCAGAGGGTCTTCGCCGGGAATATCGAGCAGGCCCGCGGGGATCTCCCACAGGGTCGCTTGCACTGGATGCCGGTATTGGCGCTCCATCAGGATTTCCTCGCCGCCCGATTCTCCACGCATCGCGACGACGGCGACTGCTCCGGGATGGCGGGTGTATTGACGGACGACGGGTTCCTGCCCCTTGACGACGACAACACGGTCTTCGACCATGTCGACGATACGCCCGCTCCACACGACCTCGCTGCGCGCGACTTCGTGGGTGCTCGGCTGATCCGCGATGGTTAGGGCCTGGGTGCTAGACAGGAAATGCATGAGTCTCACTCTCGTCGAACTCGTCTGTGTGGATCGAGTATAGGCCTTCGCGTGGGCGTAGCGCCTGGGTGCCGCACGTGCATCACCCCCTCACAAGAAGCAGCCCCGCTCCCCCAATCATGAACTGCGCCCCATTCCCTGGACTTCAATTTCGATGTCCAAGAAACGGGAGGCAGTTCAATCCATCGGGCAGCGGGGCCGCTAGTTGCAGCAGCGGTCGCGAATTACTTGGTCGGCGGAATCACCGACTGAGCGCCTGTTCCGACACCGTAGGCGCGCGCATTCGGCGACGGTGTGGCCAGGGCAAGAGCCGCATCGACAGCAGCCAACGTCGTACCCACCGAGTCAACTGTCGTCACAGCGGTTCCACTGGCGCGCACCTGGCTCACCATCGCGTCGCGCGTTGATGCGTCCCCCACGAGAACGCCCGACGTCGAACCGACGGCTTGAGCTAGGCCTACCCACGCGTCGGTGCTCGCGGTCACCGCTGTGGGCGTAGAGCCGGAGGAAGCGCTCGCCTGCGCACGCGGACCCACGGCGACGATGGTCGTTGCAGTCCCAGAAGGGTCCTCGTCGATCGTCATGATCGGCGTCGATTCGTCCGTCAGGATCTGGCGCAGCAGGTCGGTTTCCGAGCCGGTCGAGGTGAGAACCTGGGCAATCGAGTATCCGACGACGCCGTCGGCGCTGGCCGTCTTCGCCGCACCGGAGGTGAGGTGAGAGGCAAGCGTGGTCGACAGCGTCGTACGGTACTGGCTCATCGATGTGGACTGCCAGTTGTCGCTCAGTGTCACGCGACCAATAACGCTCGCGCCGGCATCGGTGAGGGTCGAGCGGAGAGCACTGACATCGTCGTCCGATGCGCCGGGTGCCACAACGAGTGCGATCTTCGCCCCCGCGAGGGAACCCGACAGCGTGGACGAAGCGAGAGCTTTCAGTCCCGCGGCCTCAGCATCGGCCTGGGCGCTGAGCTGAGGATCTGCTCCGACAGAGCTTGACGACGTACTCATGCCAGACTGAATGCGGCTCTGAAGCGGCCCAGCCCCGAGGACGACGCCGACTGCGAGAGCGATGAAAATCCCGATGATCGAGACGACGTGGTAACGGAAGTTAATCATTGGGTTCCTCCAGCGGAGTGCATCAGCGAGACAAAGAAAGAAGTAAGGGGGTGCAGCAGATCGTTACCCCACGGAGTCGACCACAAAGCGACTCCCATCAGCGCGATCGCAACCAGGGCGAGAAGCACGAGGACCCAGCCACGCGGGCGTGGACGGAAGGTTGCCGCCACCGCCTGCGCACCGATGAGACGCGAGCCGACCGCAAGACGGGAGAAAAAGGCCGGTGCGACGAGCGCGCGTCCAGCGTCGACAAGCTCGGCTTCACCATAGGAAACGCCCGCCGTCACGACGGCAGTGGTGCCCGAATGTGCCGCGACGACGAGAGCCGCGTCGAGAGACGTCCCGGCCATCGCCACCTGCTCATAGACAACACCCATGCGATCAAGGCGCTGTGCACCCGGAGCGAGGCCGTCCCCGCCAACCCGAACGACGAAAGCGCGGGCGCGCCGGATGGCCTTCTCGCTCATCAGATCCGCGTCGCCCACAACGAGGTCGAGGCCCAGTCGGGCCTTCAGCGCGACGTCTGCGCCAGCATCGACGGCGATGACGAAAGGAGCCGCCTCGGACCGCCACCGGGCGAGCGCCTTGAGATCAGCGATGGCGTCGCTCGCTGCCGTCACGAGAAGAATCGGCCGTTTACCAAGCCCATCAATCGAAGGCACGCCTTCGCCACGCAGGACGGTTGCCCCGTCCTGCGTCAGGTAGTCCTCGATGGAGCCCTCGAATCCGGCAAAAAGCGCGCTCGAGTCGGCCACCTCGACGTTCAGATCGTCCTCGGATACGAACCTGCCCGTGGCGATGACGCCACCATCGACAAGGACTTTACCGCCCGTAACCGTCACGTCCTGTCCCTCGCGCAGCGACATGATGTCCTGGCCGAGGTCGTCGACGAGGGTAATACCCGCATCGAGAATAAGACGGGGACCCAGAGCAGCCACGCGGCCGGTCAACGATGGCTGGGCGTTCAGGACCGCGGCGGGTGCCGCCTCGACCAGCGCAGCTGCACTGTCACGGTCCAAATCCGCGACGTTAATGACGGCGATCTCGCCGCGCTCGAGGCGCGTTGCGAGGTGCTTGGGGCGGTCGTCGACGCGCACGCGTCCCGATCGGGCCTTTGAATCCTTTGAAAGTTTTTCGCTCATCCCTGCGATTGTGACACGGCGGAAGCCAAGACTTGCGAAGCGTGGCGGCGCGCCGCAGCCGAGTGCGGATCCCCACCCATCATTCGAGTCAGTTCAGCTTCGCGTGCATCACCGTGCACTTCGCGCACGGTGGTCGTCCCGTCGTCCTTTTCGATGACGAGGTGCTGGTCCCCAAACGCGGCAACCTGGGCAAGGTGAGTCACGACGATAACCTGACGCGATGATGCGAGGCGCTTGAGGCGCGCACCGACCTCGGTCGCGGTCTGCCCGCCGATGCCGGCGTCGATCTCATCGAAGATGAACGTCGACGAGGCCTCGGTCCGTCCGAGCATCAGCTCGAGGGCTAGCATGACGCGGGAAAGCTCGCCGCCGGAAGCACCCTGGCCGAGCGCACGGGCAGGGGCATGGCGATGTGGCTGCAGGCGGAAGACGACGGTTTCGCATCCATTCGAGGTTGGTTTCGTCGGCTCTAACTCGATATGCAACGTTGCGTCGGGCATCGACAGCGCATGAAGCTCTTCGTTGACACCCGCAGCCAGTTCGGTTGCGAGGCCTGCGCGCGACTGTGTGACTCGGCACCCGCATTCAAGAACGCGTTGCTGAGCCGTGACGAGCTCGCGCTCGACGCTGTCGGGGTCAGAGCCGGGCGAGGAAAGCTCCTCGAAACGAGCACGGGCTTCTTCTAGCCAGACGAGGAGCCCCTCGATATCTGACGCCCGTCCGCGCAGGGCGTCCTTGATGGCAGCGCGCCGCGCGTGGATGTGCGCGAGCCTCTCCGGGTCCGCATCGAGACGAGACAGGTACGCCGAGACATCATCGGCGAGTGCTTCCAACTCGAGCACCTGATTGCGGGCACGGCCCACGAACTCAGCCACGGCCTCGTCAAAGCGGGCAGCATCGTCGAGTTGCGCATAGGCATGACGAGCGGCCTCGACAGCCCCCGCGTAATCGCCTCGATCATCGCCCTTGAGATAGCCCAGCGACGCACCCACGAGGGCTCGCAGGTCCTCCACGTTCGTCAGGCGCGCGGCCTCGCGCACGAGGTCCTCTTCTTCCCCAATTTCTGGGTTCAGCTCCTCGATCTGCGCGATAGCTGCACGAAGATCCTCACGTTCTTCCGCTCGTTCGCTTGCGTCGCCGCGCAGCGAATCGAGACGATGCTTCACCTCGACGGCGTGACGGAATGCCGATCGGTATTCCTCGAGCAATGCAGCATGTGTGGAGCCGCCGAATTGATCCAACGCTCGACGCTGCGCAGCCTCGCCGGTCAGCCGGATCTGATCGGACTGCCCGTGAATCGTCACCATCGAGCCCACGATGTCAGCCAAGACGGAAGCAGGAACGGGACGCGAGCCAAGGTGTGCGCGCGAACGGCCGGCGGCCCGCACGGAGCGGCCGACGATCAACTCATCGCCTTCGACAAGGCCACCAGCTTCCTCGACGCGCGCTGCGATGTCAGGTGTCACGGAAAAAGTGCCGTCCACCGACAGGCGCTCCGCGCCACTACGAACGAGCGCGGCGTCAGCGCGAGCGCCCAGCAACAGCTGCAAGCTCGAGAGCACCATCGTCTTACCCGCGCCAGTTTCACCCGTGACAACGATGAGGCCGGATCCGAAATCAACGTGCGCATTAGCGATGACACCGAGATGGGAGATATCGAGAGACTCAATCACCGCGCAGCGTCCCTCCAACCACGCACAGGGAGGTTAAACTTCCGGACGAGACGCGCGGAAAACGGCGTGTCATCGACCCGCACGAGCTGCACGGGGGACGAACCCACGCGAGCGCGAACCACAGCACCCGCCGGAACCGTCATGCGTCGCAAGCCATCGCACCACATCTCGGGCGCAGTCCACATGTCATCGAGAACGACGATCTCAACGCATGCGGACGGGCCGACGACGAGAGGACGGGTAAAGAGGCCGTGCGCCGCCAACGGGGCAACGACGATTGCCTCGGTATCTGGCCACACAACCGGACCACCAGCGGAAAATGAATAGGCTGTGGAGCCGGTCGGCGTAGACAGGATCATGCCGTCTGCCCCGTACGTCGACACTTCCTGCCCATCGACCACAAGGGCGAAATGGACCGGGTGCGCGACGTCGGTGTGCATGACGACTGCTTCGTTCAGGGCCCAGTCGTCCGCCTTTGAACCATCGGGACGTTCCACCGTGACATCGAGCGTCATGCGTCGTTCGACCGAAAAGTCGCTGTCGGCGATCTTGCGCGCAAGATCACCCGTTCCTTTATCGCCCAGCTCCGTCAGGAATCCCATGTGGCCCGCGTTGATACCGAGCAGCGGGACATTCAGGGCACGCGCGCTCGACGCCGCCGCCAGGAAGGTTCCGTCGCCGCCGATCGACAGCACCATATCGATACGGTCAACAGACGCGTCGTCTACCACCTCAATACCGCGCTCGTTGAGAGCCTGTGTGAGGCTCACGGCACTGGTGACCGCGTTGGGGCGATGACGATGGCGCACCATCAAGACACGAGTCATGATCGTTCTCCAGCAGGACCAGCCGCAACGGCCTGACGAATGTAGGCGGTCAGTTGCAACGGGTCGATTGGTTCGGGGTGGTTGCGCCGCATGTGCACAAAATACTCCACGTTTCCGCTGGGCCCTGGCAGTGGCGATGCGGCGATGGCCACGATAT is a window from the Schaalia odontolytica genome containing:
- the recN gene encoding DNA repair protein RecN, with the translated sequence MIESLDISHLGVIANAHVDFGSGLIVVTGETGAGKTMVLSSLQLLLGARADAALVRSGAERLSVDGTFSVTPDIAARVEEAGGLVEGDELIVGRSVRAAGRSRAHLGSRPVPASVLADIVGSMVTIHGQSDQIRLTGEAAQRRALDQFGGSTHAALLEEYRSAFRHAVEVKHRLDSLRGDASERAEEREDLRAAIAQIEELNPEIGEEEDLVREAARLTNVEDLRALVGASLGYLKGDDRGDYAGAVEAARHAYAQLDDAARFDEAVAEFVGRARNQVLELEALADDVSAYLSRLDADPERLAHIHARRAAIKDALRGRASDIEGLLVWLEEARARFEELSSPGSDPDSVERELVTAQQRVLECGCRVTQSRAGLATELAAGVNEELHALSMPDATLHIELEPTKPTSNGCETVVFRLQPHRHAPARALGQGASGGELSRVMLALELMLGRTEASSTFIFDEIDAGIGGQTATEVGARLKRLASSRQVIVVTHLAQVAAFGDQHLVIEKDDGTTTVREVHGDAREAELTRMMGGDPHSAAARRHASQVLASAVSQSQG
- a CDS encoding NUDIX domain-containing protein, with the protein product MHFLSSTQALTIADQPSTHEVARSEVVWSGRIVDMVEDRVVVVKGQEPVVRQYTRHPGAVAVVAMRGESGGEEILMERQYRHPVQATLWEIPAGLLDIPGEDPLVAAERELAEEADMRASRWEVLVDFLTSPGGTNEPLRVFLARDLEATGTVFEREDEEATMEYAWVPLSQALDMVLDGRLHSPSAVIGILAAHAARGRDWQGLRPADAPWMR
- the steA gene encoding putative cytokinetic ring protein SteA yields the protein MSEKLSKDSKARSGRVRVDDRPKHLATRLERGEIAVINVADLDRDSAAALVEAAPAAVLNAQPSLTGRVAALGPRLILDAGITLVDDLGQDIMSLREGQDVTVTGGKVLVDGGVIATGRFVSEDDLNVEVADSSALFAGFEGSIEDYLTQDGATVLRGEGVPSIDGLGKRPILLVTAASDAIADLKALARWRSEAAPFVIAVDAGADVALKARLGLDLVVGDADLMSEKAIRRARAFVVRVGGDGLAPGAQRLDRMGVVYEQVAMAGTSLDAALVVAAHSGTTAVVTAGVSYGEAELVDAGRALVAPAFFSRLAVGSRLIGAQAVAATFRPRPRGWVLVLLALVAIALMGVALWSTPWGNDLLHPLTSFFVSLMHSAGGTQ
- a CDS encoding copper transporter, with translation MINFRYHVVSIIGIFIALAVGVVLGAGPLQSRIQSGMSTSSSSVGADPQLSAQADAEAAGLKALASSTLSGSLAGAKIALVVAPGASDDDVSALRSTLTDAGASVIGRVTLSDNWQSTSMSQYRTTLSTTLASHLTSGAAKTASADGVVGYSIAQVLTSTGSETDLLRQILTDESTPIMTIDEDPSGTATTIVAVGPRAQASASSGSTPTAVTASTDAWVGLAQAVGSTSGVLVGDASTRDAMVSQVRASGTAVTTVDSVGTTLAAVDAALALATPSPNARAYGVGTGAQSVIPPTK
- a CDS encoding NAD kinase, with protein sequence MTRVLMVRHRHRPNAVTSAVSLTQALNERGIEVVDDASVDRIDMVLSIGGDGTFLAAASSARALNVPLLGINAGHMGFLTELGDKGTGDLARKIADSDFSVERRMTLDVTVERPDGSKADDWALNEAVVMHTDVAHPVHFALVVDGQEVSTYGADGMILSTPTGSTAYSFSAGGPVVWPDTEAIVVAPLAAHGLFTRPLVVGPSACVEIVVLDDMWTAPEMWCDGLRRMTVPAGAVVRARVGSSPVQLVRVDDTPFSARLVRKFNLPVRGWRDAAR